A genomic stretch from Telmatocola sphagniphila includes:
- a CDS encoding efflux RND transporter permease subunit → MFKKIIDFSLDNRLLIILLTVLMAGAGVWSMLRLPVDAVPDVTNVQVQVMSTAPALSPLEVERFITSPVENSLAGMPHLDEIRSVSQFGLSVVTVVFEEGTDIYWARQQIGERLQDAREAIPAGVPVPKLGPIATGLGEIYQFQVRNAPGFQHDLMKLREVLEWQIAYQLKSVPGVVEINALGGELRAYEVRLDPRRLQEFKIPIGKVYEAVKQNNSNEGGGYLLEHTGEHRIIRGEGVVNDVESLKNIVLDTRQDGTPVYLSQVAEVVFAPVLRQGAVTRDAKGEAVVGIVMLLAGENGREVVARVREKIDEIRKTLPEGIEIDVFYDRTELVERTVKTLIKNLWEGGALVIFVLLILLGSVRAGLIVALAVPLAMLGAFVGMLYAGLSGNLMSLGAIDFGLIVDGSVVMIENVVRWVAERKHHTGQKKVEMETIRLACHEVARPVVFGVGIIVLVYLPILSLRGIEGKMFRPMALTVLFALITSLILALTLMPVLASVFLRTVSEKEPILIRLAKKIYGPLLRIAMSFPGVLFLISALAFAVSVMLAMNMGAQFIPKLDENSIAFQASRLPSSSLETSVQMTSRVEECLMKIPEIQSVICKSGRPEIAIDPMPISLTDVVVMLKPRSEWTVERKQDIVDQIKEHLEAEVPGNKYTNFSQPIELRIDELISGTKAEVGISIYGDDLTKLRETANDIARVLNTLPEAREVAVEVTGGLPYLRIIVNRKAVARYGVNVSAVLDAVAAIGGKEVGAVFEEQRRFPIQVRLGPDWRNDLEKLKQVKIADAQGRQIPMELLAEFVLEEGPMQISRESIRRRTIVECGVKGEDLAGFVSRAKEAIEREVTLPTGYTLSWGGQFKNLEEASKRLAIAVPIALLLIFVLLQSTFQSTRLALLIYLNVPLAATGGIIALWLRDMPLSISAGVGFIALFGVAVLNGVVLVTYIVSLRKSGKDLETASFEGAMTRIRPVLMTALVATLGFIPMAISRDAGAEVQQPLATVVIGGLITSTLLTLFVLPSLYRIFDSRSEPDQTV, encoded by the coding sequence GTGTTCAAGAAAATCATTGATTTCTCGCTCGATAACCGCCTGCTCATCATTTTGCTGACCGTACTCATGGCCGGTGCCGGCGTCTGGTCGATGCTCCGGCTGCCGGTGGATGCTGTGCCGGATGTGACCAACGTCCAGGTGCAGGTGATGTCCACCGCGCCCGCACTATCGCCTCTGGAAGTCGAGCGTTTCATCACATCGCCTGTCGAAAATAGCCTCGCCGGAATGCCCCATCTCGACGAAATTCGGAGCGTCTCGCAATTCGGACTCTCCGTGGTCACGGTAGTTTTCGAGGAAGGCACCGATATTTATTGGGCTCGGCAGCAGATCGGTGAGCGGCTGCAGGATGCGCGAGAAGCGATTCCGGCCGGGGTACCGGTTCCGAAACTCGGGCCCATCGCTACCGGTTTAGGAGAAATCTATCAGTTTCAAGTTCGCAACGCCCCGGGCTTCCAACACGACTTGATGAAGCTGCGGGAAGTTCTGGAATGGCAGATCGCCTACCAACTCAAGAGCGTCCCGGGCGTCGTGGAAATCAATGCACTGGGCGGGGAATTACGCGCCTATGAAGTCCGACTCGATCCGCGTCGGCTCCAGGAATTCAAGATTCCCATTGGCAAAGTTTACGAAGCTGTGAAGCAGAACAACTCCAACGAAGGTGGGGGGTACCTGCTCGAACACACCGGAGAGCATCGCATAATTCGAGGGGAAGGGGTGGTGAATGATGTGGAAAGCCTCAAAAACATCGTCCTCGACACCCGGCAGGATGGCACACCGGTCTATCTGTCGCAGGTCGCTGAAGTGGTCTTTGCCCCAGTACTTCGGCAGGGCGCAGTGACGAGGGATGCCAAAGGAGAAGCCGTAGTCGGAATCGTCATGCTGCTCGCAGGTGAGAATGGCCGAGAAGTTGTCGCACGCGTTCGGGAAAAGATCGATGAGATTCGCAAGACCCTTCCCGAAGGCATTGAAATCGATGTGTTTTACGATCGCACAGAGTTAGTTGAACGGACCGTCAAAACGTTGATCAAGAATCTCTGGGAAGGGGGCGCTCTCGTTATTTTTGTATTACTGATTCTTCTGGGCAGTGTCCGAGCGGGGCTGATAGTGGCGCTGGCCGTGCCACTGGCTATGCTGGGGGCATTTGTCGGCATGCTCTACGCGGGTTTGAGTGGAAATTTGATGAGCCTGGGAGCTATCGATTTCGGCCTCATCGTCGATGGATCGGTGGTCATGATCGAGAATGTGGTTCGCTGGGTGGCGGAACGGAAGCACCATACCGGTCAGAAGAAAGTCGAAATGGAAACGATTCGACTGGCCTGTCACGAAGTGGCTCGACCGGTAGTCTTCGGCGTAGGGATCATCGTTCTGGTCTATCTGCCGATTCTCAGCTTGCGCGGTATCGAAGGAAAGATGTTCCGTCCCATGGCTTTAACCGTGCTTTTCGCTCTGATCACTTCGCTGATTCTGGCGTTAACTCTGATGCCCGTTTTGGCTTCCGTCTTTCTACGCACAGTTTCAGAAAAGGAACCGATACTCATCCGGCTGGCCAAGAAAATTTATGGACCGTTGCTGAGAATCGCGATGAGTTTTCCCGGCGTTTTATTCCTAATTTCGGCCCTGGCGTTTGCCGTGAGTGTGATGCTGGCGATGAATATGGGAGCTCAATTCATCCCCAAACTCGATGAAAACTCGATTGCGTTCCAGGCCTCCCGTTTACCGAGTTCGTCTCTGGAAACTTCTGTGCAAATGACATCGCGGGTGGAAGAGTGTCTGATGAAAATCCCTGAAATCCAAAGCGTGATTTGCAAATCGGGGCGCCCGGAAATTGCCATCGATCCCATGCCCATTTCTCTGACCGATGTCGTGGTGATGCTGAAACCCCGTTCGGAATGGACGGTCGAGCGAAAGCAGGATATCGTCGACCAAATCAAAGAACATCTCGAAGCCGAAGTGCCCGGGAATAAGTACACGAATTTTTCGCAACCGATCGAATTGCGGATCGACGAGCTGATCTCCGGAACGAAGGCGGAAGTGGGAATCAGTATCTATGGCGACGATCTCACCAAGTTACGCGAGACGGCCAATGATATTGCCCGCGTACTCAACACGCTGCCCGAAGCACGCGAAGTCGCCGTGGAAGTGACTGGCGGCCTGCCTTATCTCCGGATCATAGTAAATCGTAAAGCAGTTGCTCGTTATGGAGTCAATGTGTCCGCCGTGCTTGATGCGGTGGCGGCCATTGGAGGTAAAGAAGTGGGAGCCGTGTTCGAAGAGCAACGGCGATTTCCCATTCAGGTCCGACTCGGGCCGGATTGGCGAAACGATCTGGAAAAATTGAAGCAAGTCAAAATCGCTGACGCCCAAGGTCGACAGATTCCCATGGAATTGCTGGCTGAGTTTGTTCTCGAGGAGGGGCCGATGCAGATTAGCCGCGAGAGTATCCGCCGTCGGACGATTGTCGAATGCGGTGTGAAAGGGGAGGATCTGGCCGGGTTCGTATCCCGGGCCAAGGAAGCGATTGAACGAGAAGTCACTTTGCCTACCGGCTATACCCTCTCGTGGGGAGGACAGTTCAAGAATCTCGAGGAAGCCAGCAAGCGCCTGGCTATTGCCGTTCCCATCGCGCTCCTGCTGATTTTCGTCCTCTTGCAATCGACGTTTCAATCGACCAGACTGGCATTGCTCATCTACCTGAACGTGCCTCTGGCCGCCACCGGAGGTATTATCGCACTATGGCTGCGAGATATGCCTTTATCAATATCCGCCGGGGTCGGATTCATTGCTTTATTTGGTGTGGCCGTGCTGAACGGAGTGGTGCTTGTGACTTATATTGTGTCGCTTCGCAAGAGCGGCAAGGATTTGGAAACGGCTAGCTTCGAAGGGGCGATGACTCGAATTCGCCCGGTTCTCATGACCGCGCTCGTGGCCACGCTCGGCTTTATTCCCATGGCGATCTCCAGGGATGCGGGGGCGGAAGTGCAGCAACCTCTGGCGACGGTAGTGATTGGCGGACTGATCACTTCGACTCTGTTGACGCTCTTTGTGCTGCCCTCCCTTTATCGCATCTTCGATTCACGCTCTGAACCGGACCAGACGGTGTAG
- a CDS encoding efflux RND transporter periplasmic adaptor subunit, producing the protein MSANLNPRPRRRISLPFVGLLCLLLGGGGGYFGNRWLSASKTAQEKPDDHKEEEKPSNQVEFKPERWAAAGVTIGTPRLQPFVDFAWRTGRIALNEEQLARVSTPVDGIVREVKVRLGQEVHAGEPLVVIESREVGQLRLELLKMESALAAEHEHADWLTITSTNAESLIKAIRQESTIIDIEKQFLNKPLGDWRQQLLVAYSKRNQARDQLKSVKAGLAGVPEATYRKVEMEAETAEATLKATLEEAKHHAHHSIHQVELKVKEAETALATTRARLMLLGFSTSDLANNDPLTQPHLASLVSIKAPFSGTLIEKKIAQGERVTADSQLLLIADVSRVWLQADVFDSDLNLVKSLTGKTIPFRISEDSPGDLKGTVIDPGQIFDKQSRAVTLTAWTDNPGRIWKPGQFVEVGLPKALDEKPVMLLPKSAIMRHESKVFVFVHVSEEDFQTRSVVLGRVAGKDVEIRSGLKPEDKVVLTGGFTLKSILLKELITGD; encoded by the coding sequence ATGAGTGCCAATCTCAATCCCCGGCCACGCCGGCGCATATCGCTACCATTTGTCGGACTATTATGCCTGCTTCTGGGCGGCGGCGGCGGCTACTTCGGCAACCGTTGGCTGTCTGCGTCGAAGACGGCTCAAGAAAAACCGGACGACCACAAGGAGGAAGAGAAACCCTCCAATCAGGTGGAGTTCAAGCCGGAAAGGTGGGCTGCAGCTGGAGTTACGATAGGCACACCTCGGTTGCAACCTTTCGTCGATTTCGCCTGGCGAACGGGTCGAATCGCGCTGAACGAGGAACAGCTAGCTCGCGTCTCGACTCCGGTGGATGGCATCGTTCGAGAGGTGAAAGTGCGACTCGGCCAGGAAGTTCATGCGGGCGAACCCCTGGTGGTGATTGAAAGTCGCGAAGTCGGTCAACTGAGGCTGGAACTTCTGAAAATGGAATCCGCTCTGGCCGCGGAACACGAACATGCCGACTGGTTGACGATCACTTCGACAAATGCGGAATCGTTGATCAAGGCAATCCGACAGGAATCGACCATCATCGATATCGAAAAACAGTTTTTGAATAAGCCGCTGGGCGACTGGAGGCAACAACTACTGGTGGCTTATTCGAAACGCAATCAGGCGCGCGATCAGTTGAAGTCGGTCAAGGCTGGTCTGGCGGGAGTGCCTGAAGCAACCTATCGCAAAGTCGAAATGGAGGCTGAAACGGCTGAAGCCACACTGAAAGCGACCTTGGAAGAAGCCAAGCATCATGCGCATCACTCCATCCATCAGGTGGAATTAAAAGTCAAAGAAGCGGAAACGGCCTTAGCGACTACGCGGGCGCGCTTAATGTTACTCGGCTTCAGTACATCCGATCTCGCCAATAATGATCCACTCACTCAACCTCATTTGGCATCACTGGTTTCAATCAAGGCCCCGTTCTCCGGCACCCTAATTGAAAAGAAAATTGCCCAGGGGGAACGCGTGACGGCTGACTCGCAACTGCTGTTAATCGCCGATGTTTCTCGCGTCTGGCTGCAGGCCGATGTGTTCGATAGCGATCTGAACCTGGTGAAATCTTTAACCGGTAAGACGATCCCTTTTCGAATCAGTGAAGACAGCCCCGGAGATTTGAAGGGAACCGTGATCGATCCCGGCCAGATTTTCGACAAACAATCGCGTGCCGTCACGCTTACTGCCTGGACTGACAATCCCGGCCGAATCTGGAAGCCGGGCCAGTTCGTGGAAGTCGGACTGCCTAAGGCCCTTGATGAAAAGCCGGTGATGCTGCTTCCCAAAAGTGCCATCATGCGTCACGAAAGCAAGGTGTTCGTTTTCGTTCACGTGAGCGAGGAGGATTTCCAAACCCGGTCCGTGGTGCTGGGTCGGGTTGCAGGGAAGGACGTCGAAATCAGATCGGGTCTGAAACCAGAGGACAAAGTGGTCCTAACCGGAGGCTTCACCCTGAAGTCCATATTGCTCAAGGAACTGATCACCGGCGACTGA
- a CDS encoding DUF1552 domain-containing protein, with protein MSLSFATSKGPLSRRTFLRGAGVTLALPFLDAMSPVYAADKTDVPRRLIGIQTNMGILPQFFFPEKAGREYEPTPYLKKLEAHRNNFTVFSGTSHPGVDGAHSAEKCFLTGTPHPGAGGFRNWISLDQFAAEQIGNRTRYPSLVLANTYEGATLSYTRSGAPIPSERSPKKLFQKLFLQGKPQEVATNIEALKEGQSLLDFVGEESKRLNRSLSKSDQNRMDQYFTAVRDLEDRLKSSESWEKKPKPIVNAKAPEDIPEAIKFVERSKLFYDVMQLALETDSTRIISLFIDTTVIHNITHHGNRPEVIQELRGHEEKQFEVLGNFFKSLGEKKEQGQSLLDRTMVLYGTCMGSANSHSNYNLPVLLAGGGFKHGQHLAFDTKNNYPLTNLFVSMLQRLGLETSEFSTGKGTFRGLEMT; from the coding sequence ATGAGTCTTTCATTTGCAACTTCAAAAGGCCCTTTATCCCGTCGAACTTTTCTTCGCGGCGCGGGGGTTACCTTGGCCCTGCCCTTTCTCGATGCCATGAGCCCGGTGTACGCCGCCGATAAAACGGATGTGCCACGCCGACTGATCGGCATCCAAACAAATATGGGAATTCTCCCGCAGTTCTTTTTCCCCGAGAAAGCCGGCAGAGAATATGAACCTACCCCCTATTTGAAAAAGCTCGAGGCTCACCGGAACAATTTCACGGTGTTTTCGGGCACCAGCCACCCTGGCGTGGATGGGGCTCACTCGGCGGAGAAGTGCTTCCTCACCGGCACGCCGCACCCCGGAGCCGGGGGCTTCCGGAACTGGATCTCTCTGGATCAATTTGCCGCGGAACAGATTGGCAATCGAACTCGCTACCCTTCGCTGGTGTTGGCCAATACCTATGAGGGAGCCACGCTCAGCTACACCCGCAGTGGAGCGCCGATCCCATCGGAACGCAGTCCTAAAAAGCTCTTCCAGAAACTGTTCCTTCAAGGCAAGCCCCAGGAAGTTGCTACGAACATCGAAGCACTCAAGGAAGGCCAGAGTCTGCTCGATTTTGTGGGGGAAGAATCCAAACGCCTGAACCGATCGCTTTCCAAGAGCGATCAGAACCGCATGGATCAGTATTTCACGGCTGTCCGCGATCTGGAGGATCGACTCAAAAGTTCCGAATCCTGGGAAAAGAAACCCAAGCCAATCGTGAATGCGAAGGCACCGGAAGACATTCCAGAAGCAATCAAATTCGTGGAACGAAGTAAGCTCTTCTACGATGTGATGCAACTCGCCCTGGAGACCGATTCCACTCGGATTATATCACTGTTCATCGACACGACGGTGATCCACAACATCACCCATCACGGCAACCGGCCCGAAGTGATTCAGGAACTACGCGGCCACGAGGAAAAGCAGTTCGAGGTTCTGGGCAATTTCTTCAAGTCTTTGGGCGAAAAGAAAGAACAGGGACAATCGCTCCTGGACAGAACCATGGTCCTCTATGGGACCTGTATGGGAAGCGCCAACTCCCATTCGAACTACAACCTGCCCGTTCTACTAGCAGGCGGCGGTTTCAAGCATGGCCAGCATTTGGCTTTCGATACTAAGAACAATTATCCGTTGACGAATCTTTTTGTCTCCATGCTGCAACGCCTCGGCTTGGAAACTTCCGAGTTTTCGACGGGTAAAGGCACCTTCCGTGGCCTGGAGATGACTTGA
- a CDS encoding DUF1592 domain-containing protein → MFRWQLTTLLFFLSFAFASAEQPTEFFTKHCYSCHGPEAPAAGLDLTSFKKDLGKPENFSKWVKIFDRIDSGEMPPAKKPRPETVEKTTATKWLKAELLKAELQSLKDQPRTGLRRLTRAEYENTMRDLFAMPGIALQDDLPADGSAHGFDKNSEALDISHVNLAKYLEAADHVLDMAIATQALPPARKVQRVTMANESSTLAACILEGDGVMLKNKNPDPDYPPAGYHKHLDYPAHLMLGMHTDVSPGSSVGIFRHEDDSFRPSFVEFTTIYPGMYRVKTAFWSFRWDKGKVLPTDRVEVARLDVWHITGDGRGTGHPSTLLGYFDAPSLKEQTYEFNMWLNPADSFGFNFTTSNVGHEIRGTKGRLMNWSGPGLACDGLEVEGPIYDKWPPESHRRLFGDLPILEFKPEKNPGIHPPRHKEWNQRFNAKNHPDPQLHTLKLCTVTSGSPLADADRLIGNFLPKAFRRPVSDETRRSYLALFEKRLKSGDCFETALRTTYRAALCSPNFLYHVEEGSPTVSTAALKTGREPIEDYSLASRLSYFFWNSMPDEKLVALAASKRLHQPEVLSSEVERLLKDPKSKQFREDFLGQWLKLRKIAANDPDPKLYGGWRIALQDAMVAETNAYFKELIDKDLCAKYLIKSDFAMLNERLAKHYGISGVVGSQMRRVPVAADCPRGPFLTQAAILKITANGTTTSPVPRGAFVMDRLLGQPPEPPPPNVPAVEPDVRGATTVREQLAKHRDNATCASCHAKIDPAGLALESFDVIGGQRTRYQSITQTKPPVDPSGQLPDGRKFKDILELQNLLLTDSDKLLKNLAQQFAVYSIGRGMTFSDRNAIEAIVEKTKQKGGGIRTLLHELVASELFQSH, encoded by the coding sequence ATGTTTCGATGGCAACTCACGACTCTGCTGTTTTTTCTCTCCTTCGCTTTCGCTTCGGCGGAACAGCCCACGGAATTTTTCACAAAGCACTGTTATAGCTGCCACGGCCCGGAAGCCCCGGCTGCCGGGCTCGATTTAACCTCCTTCAAAAAAGATCTCGGTAAGCCCGAAAATTTCAGTAAGTGGGTAAAAATCTTCGATCGGATCGACTCCGGAGAAATGCCTCCTGCCAAAAAACCACGCCCCGAAACCGTCGAGAAAACCACCGCAACAAAATGGTTAAAGGCCGAATTACTCAAGGCCGAGTTGCAATCATTGAAAGACCAACCGCGAACCGGATTACGTCGGCTGACCCGTGCTGAATACGAAAATACCATGCGTGACCTGTTTGCAATGCCCGGTATAGCCTTACAGGATGACCTTCCGGCGGATGGCTCTGCCCATGGCTTCGATAAAAACAGCGAGGCCCTGGACATTTCGCATGTGAACCTCGCGAAATATCTGGAAGCGGCCGATCATGTATTGGACATGGCGATCGCCACTCAAGCCCTGCCGCCTGCCAGAAAAGTTCAGCGTGTGACCATGGCGAATGAATCCAGTACCCTGGCCGCCTGCATTCTGGAAGGGGACGGGGTGATGCTGAAGAATAAAAATCCCGATCCGGATTATCCACCAGCCGGCTACCACAAACATCTCGATTATCCTGCCCACTTGATGCTGGGCATGCACACCGATGTATCGCCGGGCAGTAGCGTCGGCATCTTCCGACATGAAGACGATTCCTTCCGCCCTTCCTTTGTCGAATTCACAACGATCTATCCCGGAATGTATCGCGTTAAAACTGCCTTTTGGTCGTTCCGTTGGGATAAAGGTAAGGTCTTACCCACAGACCGCGTCGAAGTCGCCCGGTTGGATGTCTGGCACATCACCGGAGATGGCCGCGGGACCGGACATCCCAGCACTCTACTGGGCTATTTCGATGCGCCCTCACTTAAGGAACAGACTTACGAATTCAATATGTGGCTGAACCCGGCAGACAGCTTTGGATTCAACTTCACGACCTCGAACGTCGGCCATGAAATTCGGGGAACCAAAGGCCGACTGATGAACTGGTCGGGCCCAGGGCTCGCCTGCGACGGCCTGGAAGTCGAAGGCCCTATTTACGACAAGTGGCCACCCGAAAGTCATCGCCGGCTTTTCGGCGATCTGCCGATCCTGGAATTCAAACCTGAAAAAAATCCCGGGATACATCCGCCCCGCCATAAAGAATGGAATCAACGCTTTAATGCCAAGAACCATCCCGATCCTCAATTGCACACACTGAAGCTCTGTACGGTTACAAGCGGTTCTCCCCTGGCGGATGCCGATCGATTGATCGGGAATTTCCTTCCGAAAGCATTTCGTCGACCTGTATCTGATGAAACCAGAAGATCCTATCTGGCTCTCTTTGAAAAGCGCTTGAAATCGGGCGATTGCTTTGAGACGGCTCTTCGCACAACTTATCGGGCCGCCCTTTGCTCCCCGAATTTCCTTTATCATGTCGAAGAAGGCAGCCCAACGGTCTCGACTGCCGCATTGAAAACGGGTCGCGAGCCAATCGAAGATTATTCGTTAGCTTCTCGGCTCTCCTATTTCTTCTGGAATTCCATGCCGGATGAAAAACTGGTTGCACTGGCCGCGAGTAAAAGACTCCACCAGCCTGAAGTGCTGAGTAGCGAAGTGGAACGGCTGTTGAAAGATCCCAAATCCAAACAGTTCCGGGAAGATTTCCTTGGCCAGTGGTTGAAGTTGCGAAAAATCGCGGCCAACGATCCCGATCCCAAGCTTTATGGCGGGTGGCGCATCGCGCTGCAGGATGCGATGGTGGCCGAGACGAACGCCTATTTCAAAGAGCTAATCGATAAAGATCTCTGTGCGAAGTATCTGATTAAATCCGACTTTGCGATGCTGAATGAACGCCTGGCCAAACATTACGGCATTTCCGGAGTGGTCGGCAGCCAGATGCGGCGGGTGCCAGTGGCCGCCGATTGCCCGCGCGGCCCGTTCCTGACTCAGGCGGCCATTTTGAAGATTACCGCCAACGGAACTACGACTTCGCCAGTGCCGCGCGGGGCTTTTGTGATGGATCGCCTCCTCGGACAACCGCCGGAGCCACCTCCCCCCAATGTTCCTGCCGTCGAGCCCGATGTCCGCGGGGCCACGACCGTTCGGGAACAATTGGCCAAACACCGCGATAATGCAACATGCGCTTCTTGCCATGCCAAAATCGATCCGGCTGGACTGGCTCTGGAATCTTTCGATGTCATCGGTGGGCAGCGAACTCGATATCAATCGATCACACAGACAAAACCCCCCGTCGATCCTTCCGGTCAACTTCCCGATGGTCGAAAGTTCAAAGACATATTGGAACTGCAGAATTTACTCTTAACTGATTCGGACAAGCTCCTAAAGAATCTGGCCCAGCAGTTCGCTGTCTACTCGATAGGACGAGGCATGACCTTCAGCGATCGGAATGCCATCGAAGCGATTGTCGAAAAAACCAAGCAAAAAGGCGGCGGTATTCGAACTCTGCTGCACGAATTGGTGGCGAGCGAGTTGTTCCAAAGTCATTAA
- a CDS encoding heavy-metal-associated domain-containing protein: protein MLSPYLKMFAALLLVSFGSNSLYLHAQGKPPIPRQLKCRVLGLFMPERERDLKDLLEKTGKFKLIALDFAKAELTVEFDSAQVWSGEKPNRYLELFNNELRNGSRGSFSAKELIQTPADKLRWVEITVVGLDCKGCSFGAYRLIYELPGVELATSNFKTGLIRAYIDPEKTSRAKLEEALKKGGVDILPQKQ from the coding sequence ATGCTTTCTCCCTATTTGAAAATGTTTGCGGCTCTACTGCTCGTGAGCTTCGGGTCTAACAGCTTATATCTCCATGCCCAAGGCAAGCCGCCGATTCCGAGGCAGCTGAAATGTCGGGTGCTGGGTTTGTTCATGCCCGAACGGGAACGGGATTTGAAAGATTTGCTGGAAAAAACCGGCAAATTTAAGCTGATCGCTTTGGATTTCGCGAAGGCCGAATTGACCGTCGAGTTCGACTCCGCCCAGGTCTGGTCCGGCGAGAAACCGAATCGTTATTTGGAGTTGTTCAATAATGAGTTGCGGAACGGCTCCCGAGGCTCATTCTCGGCGAAAGAGTTAATCCAGACGCCGGCAGACAAGTTACGCTGGGTCGAGATAACTGTGGTAGGCCTGGATTGCAAAGGATGCTCCTTCGGCGCCTATCGCTTGATCTACGAACTGCCCGGCGTCGAACTTGCAACCTCTAACTTCAAGACCGGATTGATCCGAGCCTACATCGACCCCGAGAAAACCAGTCGGGCCAAATTGGAGGAAGCTTTGAAAAAAGGGGGCGTCGACATCCTGCCGCAAAAGCAGTGA